The following are encoded together in the Mammaliicoccus vitulinus genome:
- a CDS encoding DUF418 domain-containing protein yields the protein MKRIEVVDALRGFSLFGIFMANLLIFQFGLTGHLYIEHYHLDAINKGIYHFIKILFEGSFMPIFAILFGFSLDKLYQSMKTKQVKHPRVKLLRRALFLMLIGSFHAYFIWEGDILFGYAISMLVVIPFISLKSRFFKWVTIIGFVFILAISIISLFDSSEPFLNEGDKATYVHDIKSMFSEGSYWDIRNVDEQIEDPMLLEMKNELGDAMGWFFIFIIFMEIPYFTLGICLSRYKWFEKSIRETRFSKLFIYLIPVSLVGKSSYLWISNENISESLATTFGIVLAIGFICLFKYLYQTYQDNIIFRGFENLGKMSLSMYMMQSVIGTLILYSYGLGLFGKNILVLTFLSFVLIYILQMVLASWYQKYLRYGPLEYLLRMFTYWKIKIPKGR from the coding sequence ATGAAGAGAATAGAAGTTGTGGATGCACTAAGAGGTTTTAGTTTATTTGGGATATTTATGGCCAATTTATTAATATTTCAATTTGGATTAACAGGTCATTTATACATAGAACATTATCATTTAGATGCAATTAACAAAGGTATTTATCACTTTATAAAAATTTTGTTTGAAGGAAGCTTTATGCCTATATTTGCGATTTTGTTTGGTTTTTCATTAGACAAATTGTATCAATCTATGAAAACAAAACAAGTTAAACATCCAAGAGTTAAATTATTAAGACGCGCACTGTTTTTAATGTTAATTGGTAGTTTCCATGCTTATTTCATATGGGAAGGCGATATATTATTTGGTTATGCTATATCTATGTTAGTAGTTATACCATTTATATCTTTAAAAAGTAGATTTTTTAAATGGGTTACAATCATAGGTTTCGTATTTATTTTGGCGATATCAATCATTTCATTATTTGATAGTTCAGAGCCCTTTTTAAATGAAGGTGATAAAGCGACATATGTACATGACATCAAATCAATGTTTAGTGAAGGTAGTTACTGGGATATTCGTAACGTGGATGAACAAATAGAAGACCCTATGCTATTAGAAATGAAAAATGAACTAGGAGATGCAATGGGCTGGTTCTTTATATTCATCATTTTCATGGAAATACCTTATTTTACATTAGGTATTTGTTTATCAAGATATAAATGGTTTGAGAAAAGTATAAGAGAAACACGATTTTCTAAATTATTTATTTATCTTATACCGGTTTCTTTAGTAGGTAAGTCATCTTATTTATGGATATCTAATGAGAATATCTCTGAAAGTTTGGCAACTACCTTTGGCATCGTGTTGGCAATTGGATTTATATGTTTGTTTAAATATTTATACCAGACATATCAAGACAATATCATATTTAGAGGATTTGAGAACTTAGGAAAAATGTCTTTATCCATGTATATGATGCAAAGTGTGATAGGGACACTAATTCTTTATAGCTATGGATTAGGTTTGTTTGGGAAAAACATACTCGTATTAACTTTTTTAAGTTTTGTTTTAATTTATATTTTACAAATGGTTTTAGCAAGTTGGTATCAAAAATATTTAAGATATGGACCATTAGAGTATCTTTTGAGAATGTTTACTTATTGGAAAATTAAAATACCAAAGGGGAGATGA
- a CDS encoding MarR family winged helix-turn-helix transcriptional regulator has translation MDNKNNYDHMLFYFAYKTFINTADDIIKNHGMSRQHHRFLFFIDQMPGITMKDLLDTLEISKQASHASLKKLKEKGLIRYVDSDNDRRVKQLYPTEEGSELVHTLNKAQNELLQQTFEEAGTDWHDIMEHLASKKSGFKNVKSIKPNI, from the coding sequence ATGGATAATAAAAATAATTATGATCATATGCTTTTTTACTTCGCATACAAAACATTTATAAATACAGCTGATGATATTATAAAAAATCACGGCATGAGCAGGCAGCATCATAGATTTTTATTCTTTATAGATCAAATGCCTGGTATCACAATGAAAGATTTACTAGACACGCTAGAAATTTCAAAACAAGCATCACACGCATCACTCAAGAAATTAAAAGAAAAAGGATTAATCAGATACGTAGATTCAGATAACGATAGAAGAGTAAAACAATTATATCCTACTGAAGAAGGCAGTGAACTCGTTCACACTTTAAACAAAGCTCAAAACGAACTACTACAACAAACATTTGAAGAAGCCGGCACAGACTGGCATGACATCATGGAACACCTCGCTAGTAAAAAAAGCGGCTTTAAAAATGTGAAATCCATTAAACCGAATATATAA
- a CDS encoding alpha-keto acid decarboxylase family protein gives MKKRVGEYLMDALSTAGVKKVYGVPGDFNLTFLDDIVSRDDMEWVGNTNELNASYAADGYARLNGISAMVTTFGVGELSAVNGIAGSYAERVPVVAITGAPTTAVEEAGKYVHHSLGEGKFDNYRKMFKEITTAQGYITVDNAQTEIPRLINAAISEKRPVHLHLPIDVAQSEIDVKEAYKIPEPIHQDVSKYIEMIEQKLQTAKQPVIITGHEINSFKLHDELEQFVEQTQIPVAQLSLGKGAFNEESPFYMGIYDGSIAEEKIRDYVDNSDAILNIGAKLTDSATAGYSYGFDIDDVVMINHHDFKLNDTVTSEFTLPNLVDGLLNIQYKNETHFPENIRAEKGDYTIDNEPLTQETYFKMMQDFIGIDDIILAEQGTSFFGAYDLNLYKDNTFIGQPLWGSIGYTLPATIGTQMSDLYRRNILLIGDGSLQLTAQDISTMIREDLKPVIFVINNDGYTVERKIHGENQPYNDIHMWDYKLLPAVFGGKDKVAVHDVETSEDLKNVFLQIDKEPNQMHFIEVKMGALDAPEKLDAIGKAFSKQNS, from the coding sequence ATGAAAAAACGTGTTGGGGAATATTTAATGGATGCATTAAGTACAGCGGGTGTTAAGAAAGTTTATGGTGTACCCGGAGATTTTAATTTAACATTTTTAGATGACATTGTTAGTAGAGACGATATGGAATGGGTAGGCAATACAAATGAATTAAACGCGAGTTATGCAGCTGATGGCTATGCAAGATTAAATGGTATAAGCGCAATGGTTACAACATTTGGTGTTGGCGAATTAAGCGCAGTAAATGGCATAGCAGGATCTTATGCTGAACGTGTACCAGTTGTAGCAATTACTGGGGCACCAACGACTGCTGTAGAAGAAGCGGGTAAATATGTTCATCATTCTTTAGGTGAAGGTAAATTTGATAACTACAGAAAAATGTTCAAAGAAATTACAACTGCTCAAGGTTATATCACGGTAGACAATGCTCAAACAGAGATTCCAAGACTCATCAATGCAGCAATATCAGAAAAAAGACCTGTTCATCTGCATTTACCAATAGATGTTGCACAGTCTGAAATAGATGTTAAAGAAGCGTATAAAATACCTGAACCGATTCATCAAGATGTATCTAAATATATCGAAATGATTGAACAAAAATTACAAACAGCTAAACAACCAGTTATCATCACAGGTCATGAAATCAATAGTTTTAAACTACATGATGAATTAGAACAATTTGTTGAACAAACTCAAATACCTGTAGCCCAATTATCTTTAGGGAAAGGTGCTTTTAATGAAGAAAGCCCATTTTATATGGGGATTTATGACGGCAGCATTGCAGAAGAAAAGATAAGAGATTATGTAGATAACAGTGATGCCATTTTAAATATTGGTGCCAAATTAACAGACTCAGCAACTGCAGGATATTCATATGGCTTTGATATTGATGATGTAGTCATGATCAACCATCATGATTTTAAATTAAATGATACTGTAACATCTGAATTTACATTGCCTAATCTTGTAGATGGATTATTGAACATACAATATAAAAATGAAACACATTTCCCAGAAAATATACGTGCTGAAAAAGGTGATTACACAATCGATAATGAGCCATTAACTCAAGAAACGTATTTTAAAATGATGCAAGATTTTATAGGAATTGATGATATTATTTTAGCAGAACAAGGAACATCATTCTTTGGTGCGTATGATTTGAATTTATATAAAGATAATACGTTTATTGGTCAACCATTATGGGGTTCAATAGGGTATACATTACCAGCAACAATAGGCACTCAAATGTCTGATTTATATAGAAGAAACATCTTATTAATAGGAGATGGGTCATTACAACTAACAGCTCAAGATATTTCCACAATGATTAGAGAAGACCTTAAACCAGTTATCTTTGTAATCAATAACGATGGTTATACAGTAGAACGTAAAATCCATGGAGAAAATCAACCATATAATGATATTCACATGTGGGATTATAAACTGTTACCAGCAGTATTCGGTGGTAAAGATAAAGTGGCCGTTCACGATGTAGAAACATCTGAAGATTTAAAAAATGTATTTTTACAAATTGATAAAGAACCAAACCAAATGCATTTTATCGAAGTAAAAATGGGCGCATTAGACGCACCAGAAAAACTCGACGCAATTGGTAAAGCATTCTCAAAACAAAACAGCTAA
- a CDS encoding nuclease-related domain-containing protein, with protein sequence MNSQKYLLAIKNRIIQEKLDEETRNYIKGLEGEVFVKRILDEYPDLNYLYDFHISHKNRVQIDFLIVTDDAILHFEIKHYSGDYTIKDSQLISEFGNMFFTPFQQLRRANHELNSLISVFNIDKPLHSYLIFTNPKFTLKGSIPNHFNILLPTELHKFKYMFKNKNIIENAKILQLFQREHRDFSHVYKNVKRVPMSCLRPGLKCPKCWSVSTIEIENRKKYFHCKYCNFEDKRNKLYLYNLIELYLCKGEPFTLVEAQEWCGVENKHTLRRICDKHFNSNGKKPKKYFPILQD encoded by the coding sequence ATGAACAGTCAAAAATATTTATTAGCTATTAAAAATAGAATTATTCAGGAAAAACTTGATGAAGAAACGAGAAACTACATTAAAGGTCTGGAAGGCGAGGTTTTTGTTAAACGTATTCTAGATGAATATCCTGATCTTAATTATTTATATGATTTTCACATAAGTCATAAAAATCGTGTTCAAATTGATTTCTTAATTGTAACAGATGACGCTATACTACACTTTGAAATTAAACATTATTCTGGAGATTATACTATAAAAGATAGTCAGCTTATTAGTGAATTTGGAAATATGTTTTTCACACCTTTTCAGCAATTACGCCGAGCCAATCATGAATTAAACTCCTTAATATCCGTCTTTAATATTGATAAACCATTACATTCTTATCTTATTTTTACAAACCCCAAATTCACTTTAAAAGGTTCAATACCAAATCATTTCAATATTTTATTACCAACTGAATTACATAAATTTAAATACATGTTTAAAAATAAGAACATTATAGAAAATGCAAAGATCTTACAATTATTTCAACGGGAGCATAGAGATTTTTCACATGTTTATAAAAATGTTAAGAGAGTTCCGATGTCATGTTTAAGACCAGGTTTAAAATGCCCGAAATGTTGGAGTGTCAGTACAATTGAAATAGAAAATCGTAAAAAATATTTTCACTGTAAATACTGTAATTTTGAAGATAAAAGAAATAAATTATACTTGTACAATTTAATAGAATTATATCTATGTAAGGGTGAACCATTTACTTTAGTAGAAGCACAGGAGTGGTGTGGTGTTGAGAATAAACATACATTAAGAAGAATATGTGATAAGCATTTTAATAGTAATGGTAAGAAACCCAAAAAATATTTCCCTATATTGCAAGACTGA